Below is a genomic region from Pseudomonas sp. JQ170C.
CGATAGGCGGCTAGCTAATATGGAAAAAAAGCAACTTTATTACTTCTGCTAACAAGAATTACTTGCAATAATGGCCGCCCAAAATTGTTCTCGGCCGTCTCGAGGCCTAGAAGGACAACCACCTTTTTCTTCTTCATCAGGTCCGGCCAGCATGACACGTATTCAACCTTCCGCTTCGCCAACCACGCCGCGCGCATGGCGCGCCATCGCCGCGCTGATGTTCAGCCTGGTCATGGCCCCTGTTGCCCTGGCCGATGAGCCGACCGCGCCACCTGCCGCACCTGCTGCAGTCGAAGCGCCCGCGGCCCCAGGCGCTGCTACCCCGGTCGACCCTGCCGCAGTCCCGGCTGCTGCTCCGGTTGATGGCCAGGCCGTCACTGAAGCCGAAGAAGTTGAAGCACTGGTCGAAGACACCAGCCTGGGCATGGCCCACGACCTTTCCCCATGGGGCATGTACAAAAACGCCGACATCGTCGTCAAAATCGTGATGATCGGCCTGGCAATCGCCTCGATCATCACCTGGACCATCTGGATCGCCAAGGGCTTCGAGCTGATGGGCGCCAAGCGCCGTCTGCGTGGCGAAATTGCCCTGCTGAAAAAATCCGCCTCCCTCAAGGAAGCCAGCGATGTAGCCAACAAGGAGGGCACCCTGGCCCACTTGCTGGTTCACGATGCCCTGGATGAAATGCGCCTGTCGGCCAACGCCCGCGAGAAGGAAGGCATCAAGGAACGCGTCAGCTTCCGTCTTGAGCGCCTGGTAGCCGCCAGCGGCCGGAACATGAGCAGCGGCACCGGCGTGCTGGCCACCATTGGTTCCACCGCACCGTTCGTCGGTCTGTTCGGTACCGTGTGGGGCATCATGAACAGCTTCATCGGCATCGCCAAAACCCAGACCACCAACCTCGCCGTTGTTGCCCCCGGTATCGCCGAGGCCCTGCTGGCCACCGCGCTGGGCCTGGTTGCCGCGATTCCGGCAGTCGTGATCTACAACGTCTTCGCCCGCTCCATCGCCGGTTACAAGGCTCAGGTTTCCGATGCTTCGGCAGAAGTCCTGCTGCTGGTCAGCCGCGACCTGGACCACCAGACCGGCGAGCGCACCGCTGCCCCTCACATGGTGAAAGTGGGGTAAGCCATGGGCCTGCATCTTAATGAGGGTGGCGACGATCTTGCCGAAAACCACGAAATCAACGTCACGCCGTTTATCGACGTGATGTTGGTCCTGCTGATCATCTTCATGGTGGCAGCGCCTCTGGCAACCGTCGATATCAAGGTCGACCTGCCGGCCTCCACGGCCAAGCCGGCGCCAAGGCCCGAGAAGCCGGTGTTCCTCAGCGTCAAGGCTGACCAGAACGTCTACGTCGGCGAAGAACAGGTCCAGCGTGATCAACTAGGCGCGGTACTCGATGCCAAGACCAAGGGCGACAAGGACACCACGATCTTCTTCCAGGCCGACAAGGGCGTGGACTACGGCGATCTGATGGAAGTCATGAACACCCTGCGCGCGGCCGGTTACCTGAAAGTCGGTCTGGTAGGACTTGAGACGGCAGCCAAGAAATGATCAAGACGCGGCATAAGCTGGCGCGTTACAGCAGTAGTCTGGCGATTGTGCTGGGGGTCCATGCCATCGCCGTGCTGCTGACGCTCAATTGGTCGGTGCCCCAGGCGATCGAGTTGCCCCCTGCGGCAATGATGATCCAGATGGCTCCGATGCCTGAACCGGCTCCTCCTCCACCGCCCAAGGTGGTGACCCCGCCACAGCCGCCAGCGCCGGTCGAAGAACCACCGCTGCCGAAACTGGCCGAGGCGCCGAAACCCAAAATCGCTGTCGCCAAACAGGTGAAGCCGAAGGCCAAACCACAGCCGCCCAAGCCTGAGAAAAAGCCTGAGCCGCCACAGGAAAAGCCTGCCGACGAGGAAGTGGTCGATACGCCGCCCAACACCGCACCGGCGCAGAAATCAGCAGCTCCGGCACCAAGCATCGCCAGTAACAGCAATGCCCTGCCGACCTGGCAGAGCGATCTGTTGCGCCACCTGGCCAAGTACAAGCGTTACCCGGAAAACGCCCGGCGTATGCGCATGGAAGGCATCAACCGACTGCGTTTCGTGGTCGATAGCGAAGGCAAGATTCTTTCTTACGCCATCGCCGGTGGTTCGGGCAGTGCGGCACTGGATCGGGCAACCCTGGAGATGATCCGTCGCGCCCAACCGGTACCACCACCGCCGAAAGAATTGCTTACCAACGGCAGCATCGAGGTGATCGCGCCTTTCGTCTACTCGCTGGACAAGCGCTGACGCATTGTTTCTGTCATACATAAGCAACTCTGATAACGTGCGTCTATCGAGTGCAGCCGCTATGCTGGGGCCGCAACTTCATGGACGCACGTTATGACCCTCACAGAATTGCGCTACATCGTCACCCTCGCCCAGGAACAGCACTTCGGCCATGCCGCCGAACGTTGCCATGTCAGCCAGCCGACCTTGTCGGTGGGAGTGAAAAAGCTTGAGGACGAGCTGGGTGTTCTGATCTTCGAGCGCAGCAAAAGCGCTGTACGCCTGACGCCGGTTGGCGAAGGGATCGTTGCCCAGGCCCAGAAAGTTCTCGAACAGGCCCAGGGCATCCGCGAGCTGGCCCAGGCCGGCAAGAACCAACTCACCGCCCCCCTGAAAGTCGGCGCCATCTATACCGTTGGCCCCTACCTGTTCCCGCACCTGATTCCACAACTGCACCGGGTCGCCCCGCAGATGCCGTTGTACATCGAAGAGAACTTCACCCACATCCTGCGCGACAAGCTGCGCAACGGCGAATTGGACGCGGTGATCATTGCCCTGCCGTTCAATGAAGCCGACGTCCTGACCATGCCGCTGTACGACGAACCCTTCTATGTGTTGATGCCCAGCGAGCACCCCTGGACCCAGAAGGAAACCATCGACGCAAGCCTGCTCAACGACAAGAGCCTGCTGTTGCTCGGCGAAGGCCACTGCTTCCGCGACCAGGTGCTCGAAGCTTGCCCGACACTGGCCAAGGGCAGCGATGGCTCCAAGCACACCACGGTTGAATCCAGCTCCCTGGAAACCATCCGCCACATGGTCGCCTCGGGCTTGGGTGTATCGATCCTGCCGCTGTCGGCGGTGCACAGCCACCACTACGCCCCCGGTGTCATCGAAGTGCGGCCACTGAGCCCCCCTGCCCCGTTTCGGACCGTTGCCATTGCCTGGCGCGCCAGCTTCCCACGGCCCAAGGCCATCGAGATCCTCGCCGACTCCATCCGCCTGTGCTCGGTGGCCAAGCCGCCCGTGAGCCAGTAGGAACCCACCATGCCGGAGTTGTCCCAAGTAGCGGTGACTGCCTTGAAAGGCGTGGGCGAGGCCATGGCCGAGAAGCTCGCCAAAGTCGGCCTGGAGAACCTTCAGGACGTGCTTTTCCACCTGCCGCTGCGCTACCAGGACCGCACCCGTGTGGTCCCGATCGGTGCGCTGCGTCCAGGCCAGGATGCGGTAATCGAAGGCGTGGTCAGCGGCACCGATGTGGTCATGGGCAAGCGCCGCAGCCTGCTGGTGCGCCTGGGTGACGGCAGCGGTGTCCTGAGCCTGCGCTTCTATCATTTCAGCAACGCGCAAAAGGAAGGCCTCAAACGGGGCACCCACCTGCGTTGCTACGGCGAAGCGCGCCCCGGTGCCTCGGGCCTTGAGATCTACCACCCGGAGTACCGCGCCCTGACCGGTGACGAGCCTGTGCCGGTGGAACAGACCCTGACCCCGATCTACCCCACCACCGAAGGCCTGACCCAACAGCGCCTGCGCCAGCTTTGCCAGCAAAGCCTGGCCATGCTCGGCCCCCGCAGCCTGCCCGACTGGCTGCCAGAGGAGCTGGCCCGGGACTACCAACTGGCGCCGCTGGACGACGCCATTCGCTACCTGCACCACCCGCCCGCCGATGCCGACGTCGACGAACTTGCCGAGGGTCAGCACTGGGCCCAGCACCGCCTCGCCTTTGAAGAGCTGCTGACCCATCAGCTGTCCCAGCAGCGTCTGCGTGAAAGTCTGCGAGCCCAGCGTGCCCCTGTTCTACCCAAGGCGACCCGGTTGCCGCAGCAGTACCTGGCCAACCTCGGCTTCGCTCCCACTGGCGCCCAGCAGCGGGTCGGCAACGAGATCGCCTACGACCTCAGCCAGCCTGAGCCGATGCTGCGCCTGGTCCAGGGAGACGTGGGCGCCGGCAAGACCGTGGTCGCTGCGCTCGCCGCCCTGCAAGCCCTGGAAGCCGGTTATCAGGTCGCGCTGATGGCCCCCACCGAGATTCTTGCAGAACAGCACTTCGTCACCTTCAAACGCTGGCTGGAGCCGCTGGGCATCGAAGTCGCCTGGCTGGCCGGCAAACTCAAGGGCAAGGCCCGCACCAGTGCCCTGGAGCAGATCGCCGGCGGTGCCCCGATGGTGGTCGGCACCCATGCCCTGTTCCAGGACGAGGTCAAGTTCAAGAACCTGGCCCTGGCGATCATCGACGAACAGCACCGCTTCGGCGTGCAGCAACGCCTGGCACTGCGCCAGAAGGGCGTCGGTGGCCAGCTATGCCCACATCAGCTGATCATGACCGCCACCCCTATTCCGCGCACCCTGGCCATGAGCGCCTATGCCGACCTGGACACGTCGATCCTCGACGAGCTGCCCCCGGGTCGTACGCCGGTAAACACCGTCCTGGTAGCCGACAGCCGACGCTTCGAGGTGGTCGAGCGGGTTCGCGCCGCTTGCGCCGAGGGGCGCCAGGCCTACTGGGTCTGCACCCTGATCGAAGAGTCCGAGG
It encodes:
- the exbB gene encoding tonB-system energizer ExbB, whose protein sequence is MTRIQPSASPTTPRAWRAIAALMFSLVMAPVALADEPTAPPAAPAAVEAPAAPGAATPVDPAAVPAAAPVDGQAVTEAEEVEALVEDTSLGMAHDLSPWGMYKNADIVVKIVMIGLAIASIITWTIWIAKGFELMGAKRRLRGEIALLKKSASLKEASDVANKEGTLAHLLVHDALDEMRLSANAREKEGIKERVSFRLERLVAASGRNMSSGTGVLATIGSTAPFVGLFGTVWGIMNSFIGIAKTQTTNLAVVAPGIAEALLATALGLVAAIPAVVIYNVFARSIAGYKAQVSDASAEVLLLVSRDLDHQTGERTAAPHMVKVG
- the exbD gene encoding TonB system transport protein ExbD gives rise to the protein MGLHLNEGGDDLAENHEINVTPFIDVMLVLLIIFMVAAPLATVDIKVDLPASTAKPAPRPEKPVFLSVKADQNVYVGEEQVQRDQLGAVLDAKTKGDKDTTIFFQADKGVDYGDLMEVMNTLRAAGYLKVGLVGLETAAKK
- a CDS encoding energy transducer TonB; the protein is MIKTRHKLARYSSSLAIVLGVHAIAVLLTLNWSVPQAIELPPAAMMIQMAPMPEPAPPPPPKVVTPPQPPAPVEEPPLPKLAEAPKPKIAVAKQVKPKAKPQPPKPEKKPEPPQEKPADEEVVDTPPNTAPAQKSAAPAPSIASNSNALPTWQSDLLRHLAKYKRYPENARRMRMEGINRLRFVVDSEGKILSYAIAGGSGSAALDRATLEMIRRAQPVPPPPKELLTNGSIEVIAPFVYSLDKR
- a CDS encoding hydrogen peroxide-inducible genes activator; translated protein: MTLTELRYIVTLAQEQHFGHAAERCHVSQPTLSVGVKKLEDELGVLIFERSKSAVRLTPVGEGIVAQAQKVLEQAQGIRELAQAGKNQLTAPLKVGAIYTVGPYLFPHLIPQLHRVAPQMPLYIEENFTHILRDKLRNGELDAVIIALPFNEADVLTMPLYDEPFYVLMPSEHPWTQKETIDASLLNDKSLLLLGEGHCFRDQVLEACPTLAKGSDGSKHTTVESSSLETIRHMVASGLGVSILPLSAVHSHHYAPGVIEVRPLSPPAPFRTVAIAWRASFPRPKAIEILADSIRLCSVAKPPVSQ
- the recG gene encoding ATP-dependent DNA helicase RecG, which produces MPELSQVAVTALKGVGEAMAEKLAKVGLENLQDVLFHLPLRYQDRTRVVPIGALRPGQDAVIEGVVSGTDVVMGKRRSLLVRLGDGSGVLSLRFYHFSNAQKEGLKRGTHLRCYGEARPGASGLEIYHPEYRALTGDEPVPVEQTLTPIYPTTEGLTQQRLRQLCQQSLAMLGPRSLPDWLPEELARDYQLAPLDDAIRYLHHPPADADVDELAEGQHWAQHRLAFEELLTHQLSQQRLRESLRAQRAPVLPKATRLPQQYLANLGFAPTGAQQRVGNEIAYDLSQPEPMLRLVQGDVGAGKTVVAALAALQALEAGYQVALMAPTEILAEQHFVTFKRWLEPLGIEVAWLAGKLKGKARTSALEQIAGGAPMVVGTHALFQDEVKFKNLALAIIDEQHRFGVQQRLALRQKGVGGQLCPHQLIMTATPIPRTLAMSAYADLDTSILDELPPGRTPVNTVLVADSRRFEVVERVRAACAEGRQAYWVCTLIEESEELTCQAAETTFEELGSALGELRVGLIHGRMKPAEKAAVMAEFKQGQLQLLVATTVIEVGVDVPNASLMIIENPERLGLAQLHQLRGRVGRGSAASHCVLLYHPPLSQIGRERLGIMRETNDGFIIAEKDLELRGPGEMLGTRQTGLLQFKVADLMRDADLLPAVRDAAQALLARWPEHVSPLLERWLRHGQQYGQV